In Drosophila subpulchrella strain 33 F10 #4 breed RU33 unplaced genomic scaffold, RU_Dsub_v1.1 Primary Assembly Seq43, whole genome shotgun sequence, a single genomic region encodes these proteins:
- the LOC119562365 gene encoding splicing factor 45 isoform X1: protein MDLYDDIDTKPRASQIDGWSSGIKMLQTQLAVKKAVKKPLMTPVVNLRSKRPAESEVHSCDSMAAVMAKPIIAGKALPPMPESVLKDDWDFSDEYDPQWPNEYEKLKNKSKGGEKSRASIGGNGCASSRDDSDRDKERKRGRVGRREVHREDFSPQYIKFSGQRQNDDNSYSSPRPLSVAKQGGGAAIAPPPSLQEISIDGGDGYSHVTIPYSASSVAAKIMAKYGFRNGQGLGKSEQGMSIALQVEKTSKRGGRIIHEKDVFQPNPSMSPPAIGSPTGQSPSHKAITNNQMAGTLTGSSVIEPSITEIMKSPSKVVLLRNMVGPGDVDEELEPEVKDECNTKYGEVSSVIIHETFGTVPEDAVKIFVEFKRIESAIKAVVDLNGRFFGGRQVRAGFYNYDKFKSFQLN from the exons atgGATCTTTACGACGATATTGACACAAAGCCGCGAGCCAGCCAGATTGATGGCTGGTCGTCCGGCATAAAAATGTTGCAAACCCAGTTGGCGGTTAAGAAGGCCGTCAAAAAACCT CTCATGACGCCAGTAGTCAATCTAAGATCCAAGCGCCCTGCGGAGTCAGAGGTGCATTCTTGTGATTCAATGGCTGCGGTGATGGCCAAGCCCATAATTGCGGGAAAGGCCCTACCGCCCATGCCAGAAAGCGTTCTCAAGGACGACTGGGACTTTTCGGATGAGTACGACCCGCAGTGGCCAAATGAAtacgaaaaacttaaaaataagtCTAAAGGTGGTGAGAAGTCCCGAGCTAGCATTGGTGGCAATGGATGCGCAAGCAGTCGAGACGATAGCGACAGAGACAAGGAGCGGAAACGCGGACGCGTCGGTCGCCGTGAAGTCCATAGAGAAGACTTCTCTCCGCAATATATAAAGTTTAGCGGCCAACGACAAAACGATGATAACAGTTACAGTTCACCACGCCCTCTCTCTGTTGCTAAACAGGGAGGGGGTGCCGCCATCGCTCCTCCTCCTTCACTCCAAGAAATATCCATTGATGGTGGAGATGGATACTCCCACGTTACCATACCGTATTCTGCAAGCTCGGTGGCCGCCAAAATTATGGCAAAATACGGGTTTAGGAATGGTCAGGGCCTGGGAAAGTCCGAGCAAGGTATGTCAATAGCCCTGCAGGTGGAAAAGACCTCCAAGCGGGGCGGCCGCATTATACACGAAAAAGACGTTTTTCAGCCGAACCCATCAATGTCTCCACCTGCGATTGGATCTCCAACTGGACAAAGTCCCAGCCACAAGGCTATAACAAATAACCAGATGGCAGGAACATTAACTGGCAGCAGCGTTATCGAGCCCAGCATCACAGAGATTATGAAATCACCAAGCAAGGTTGTTCTCCTCCGCAATATGGTAGGACCTGGGGACGTTGATGAAGAGTTGGAACCCGAGGTAAAGGATGAGTGCAACACAAAGTACGGGGAAGTCAGCAGCGTCATTATTCACGAAACGTTTGGAACTGTGCCAGAAGACGCCGTTAAGATATTCGTCGAGTTTAAGCGCATCGAAAGCGCTATTAAAG CTGTGGTGGACCTAAATGGCCGTTTTTTTGGTGGACGTCAAGTACGAGCGGGGTTTTACAATTATGAtaagtttaaaagttttcaattaaattaa
- the LOC119562365 gene encoding splicing factor 45 isoform X3, producing the protein MDLYDDIDTKPRASQIDGWSSGIKMLQTQLAVKKAVKKPLMTPVVNLRSKRPAESEVHSCDSMAAVMAKPIIAGKALPPMPESVLKDDWDFSDEYDPQWPNEYEKLKNKSKGGEKSRASIGGNGCASSRDDSDRDKERKRGRVGRREVHREDFSPQYIKFSGQRQNDDNSYSSPRPLSVAKQGGGAAIAPPPSLQEISIDGGDGYSHVTIPYSASSVAAKIMAKYGFRNGQGLGKSEQAEPINVSTCDWISNWTKSQPQGYNK; encoded by the exons atgGATCTTTACGACGATATTGACACAAAGCCGCGAGCCAGCCAGATTGATGGCTGGTCGTCCGGCATAAAAATGTTGCAAACCCAGTTGGCGGTTAAGAAGGCCGTCAAAAAACCT CTCATGACGCCAGTAGTCAATCTAAGATCCAAGCGCCCTGCGGAGTCAGAGGTGCATTCTTGTGATTCAATGGCTGCGGTGATGGCCAAGCCCATAATTGCGGGAAAGGCCCTACCGCCCATGCCAGAAAGCGTTCTCAAGGACGACTGGGACTTTTCGGATGAGTACGACCCGCAGTGGCCAAATGAAtacgaaaaacttaaaaataagtCTAAAGGTGGTGAGAAGTCCCGAGCTAGCATTGGTGGCAATGGATGCGCAAGCAGTCGAGACGATAGCGACAGAGACAAGGAGCGGAAACGCGGACGCGTCGGTCGCCGTGAAGTCCATAGAGAAGACTTCTCTCCGCAATATATAAAGTTTAGCGGCCAACGACAAAACGATGATAACAGTTACAGTTCACCACGCCCTCTCTCTGTTGCTAAACAGGGAGGGGGTGCCGCCATCGCTCCTCCTCCTTCACTCCAAGAAATATCCATTGATGGTGGAGATGGATACTCCCACGTTACCATACCGTATTCTGCAAGCTCGGTGGCCGCCAAAATTATGGCAAAATACGGGTTTAGGAATGGTCAGGGCCTGGGAAAGTCCGAGCAAG CCGAACCCATCAATGTCTCCACCTGCGATTGGATCTCCAACTGGACAAAGTCCCAGCCACAAGGCTATAACAAATAA
- the LOC119562368 gene encoding uncharacterized protein LOC119562368 isoform X2, with protein MNTNISTTSGFSLVRRSDSISLALLKHLSDSQEVPGTHRFKRMYISPTGVQEATNDMLNELTTSSEEKPVSDDENAVDLSDDFMEAHNRSILKGLLMCSDSELKLYLSLPQSSWESNPILFWNSYTAAMPGLRYFIAPGSSCLQSDMRPL; from the exons aTGAACACTAACATATCTACGACATCCGGTTTCAGTCTTGTGCGGCGATCCGACAGTATCTCTCTAGCTTTACTAAAGCACCTCTCGGACTCACAGGAAGTCCCTGGTACGCACAG ATTTAAAAGGATGTACATCTCACCAACCGGGGTACAAGAGGCGACTAATGATATGTTAAATGAACTGACTACATCTTCTGAAGAAAAACCG GTTTCGGATGACGAAAACGCAGTTGACCTGTCTGATGACTTCATGGAAGCCCATAATAGGTCAATTTTAAAAGGCCTTTTAATGTGTTCCGACAGTGAGCTAAAGTTGTACCTTAGCTTGCCGCAATCATCATGGGAAAGTAATCCAATATTATTCTGGAACTCCTATACGGCGGCTATGCCGGGACTGAGGTATTTCATAGCACCTGGGAGTTCGTGCCTTCAGAGCGACATGCGTCCGCTATAA
- the LOC119562375 gene encoding uncharacterized protein LOC119562375 — MKTKLQTKVCQDVCDDILQGVNKRVVPYENRTVTRMTTILDPRFKKEGFWNPFNFSQGVKSLEDDLSLINAPTKSSAFSSPPTPESTAESNLLFSFLQTNQTQKIQSGRVDSILDLRKYLNAINLDPAQNPLDYWKISNDAGFKTCVFKYFCVPATSTESERMFSKAGLVVSEKRSSLKPKNVNMILFLNKNNWII, encoded by the exons ATGAAAACTAAACTCCAGACTAAGGTGTGTCAAGATGTCTGTGATGACATACTTCAAGGGGTCAATAAAAGAGTGGTCCCCTATGAAAATCGTACGGTAACACGAATGACCACAATTTTAGACCCTCGCTTCAAAAAGGAGGGATTTTGGAATCCATTTAATTTCTCCCAAGGGGTTAAATCGTTGGAGGATGATCTGTCGCTCATAAATGCTCCAACAAAATCCTCTGCATTTTCAAGCCCGCCAACACCAGAATCCACAGCAGAGTCCAACCTATTATTCAGTTTTTTACAAACTAATCAAACTCAAAAAATTCAAAGCGGTCGCGTGGATTCCATATTGGATTTGCGAAAATacttgaatgcgattaatttGGACCCTGCCCAAAACCCTTTGGATTATTGGAAG ATATCAAATGACGCCGGATTCAAAACATGCGTTTTTAAATACTTCTGCGTACCGGCCACCTCTACTGAAAGTGAGAGGATGTTCAGTAAAGCTGGACTAGTTGTTAGCGAGAAGAGAAGCTCGctaaaaccaaaaaatgtcaatatgattttatttctaaacaaaaataattggataatttag
- the LOC119562368 gene encoding uncharacterized protein LOC119562368 isoform X1 has protein sequence MNTNISTTSGFSLVRRSDSISLALLKHLSDSQEVPGTHRFKRMYISPTGVQEATNDMLNELTTSSEEKPFFQVSDDENAVDLSDDFMEAHNRSILKGLLMCSDSELKLYLSLPQSSWESNPILFWNSYTAAMPGLRYFIAPGSSCLQSDMRPL, from the exons aTGAACACTAACATATCTACGACATCCGGTTTCAGTCTTGTGCGGCGATCCGACAGTATCTCTCTAGCTTTACTAAAGCACCTCTCGGACTCACAGGAAGTCCCTGGTACGCACAG ATTTAAAAGGATGTACATCTCACCAACCGGGGTACAAGAGGCGACTAATGATATGTTAAATGAACTGACTACATCTTCTGAAGAAAAACCG ttttttcAGGTTTCGGATGACGAAAACGCAGTTGACCTGTCTGATGACTTCATGGAAGCCCATAATAGGTCAATTTTAAAAGGCCTTTTAATGTGTTCCGACAGTGAGCTAAAGTTGTACCTTAGCTTGCCGCAATCATCATGGGAAAGTAATCCAATATTATTCTGGAACTCCTATACGGCGGCTATGCCGGGACTGAGGTATTTCATAGCACCTGGGAGTTCGTGCCTTCAGAGCGACATGCGTCCGCTATAA
- the LOC119562366 gene encoding uncharacterized protein LOC119562366, translating into MPLTSDEISILEDLKAILSPFEHATVHTSSSTSVTVSSVIPVVCGILHNLTGMKTKLQTKVGQGVCDDILQGVNKRLVPYENRTVTRMTTILDPRFKKEGFWNPFNFSQGVKSLEDDLSLINAPTKSSAFSSPPTPESTAESNLLFSFLQTNQTQKIQSGRVDSILDLRKYLNAINLDPAQNPLDYWKISNDAGFKTCVFKYFCVPATSTESERMFSKAGLVVSEKRSSLKPKMSI; encoded by the exons ATGCCCCTAACATCTGATGAAATATCCATTCTGGAGGATTTAAAGGCAATACTTTCACCTTTTGAGCATGCAACGGTACACACATCTTCGAGTACTTCTGTGACAGTGTCTTCAGTGATTCCGGTTGTTTGTGGCATTTTACACAATCTGACAGGCATGAAAACTAAACTCCAGACTAAGGTGGGTCAAGGTGTCTGTGATGACATACTTCAAGGGGTCAATAAAAGATTGGTCCCCTATGAAAATCGTACGGTAACACGAATGACCACAATTTTAGACCCTCGCTTCAAAAAGGAGGGATTTTGGAATCCATTTAATTTCTCCCAAGGGGTTAAATCGTTGGAGGATGATCTGTCGCTCATAAATGCTCCAACAAAATCCTCTGCATTTTCAAGCCCGCCAACACCAGAATCCACAGCAGAGTCCAACCTATTATTCAGTTTTTTACAAACTAATCAAACTCAAAAAATTCAAAGCGGTCGCGTGGATTCCATATTGGATTTGCGAAAATacttgaatgcgattaatttGGACCCTGCCCAAAACCCTTTGGATTATTGGAAG ATATCAAATGACGCCGGATTCAAAACATGCGTTTTTAAATACTTCTGCGTACCGGCCACCTCTACTGAAAGTGAGAGGATGTTCAGTAAAGCTGGACTAGTTGTTAGCGAGAAGAGAAGCTCGCTAAAACCAAAAATGTcaatatga
- the LOC119562368 gene encoding uncharacterized protein LOC119562368 isoform X3 produces MYISPTGVQEATNDMLNELTTSSEEKPFFQVSDDENAVDLSDDFMEAHNRSILKGLLMCSDSELKLYLSLPQSSWESNPILFWNSYTAAMPGLRYFIAPGSSCLQSDMRPL; encoded by the exons ATGTACATCTCACCAACCGGGGTACAAGAGGCGACTAATGATATGTTAAATGAACTGACTACATCTTCTGAAGAAAAACCG ttttttcAGGTTTCGGATGACGAAAACGCAGTTGACCTGTCTGATGACTTCATGGAAGCCCATAATAGGTCAATTTTAAAAGGCCTTTTAATGTGTTCCGACAGTGAGCTAAAGTTGTACCTTAGCTTGCCGCAATCATCATGGGAAAGTAATCCAATATTATTCTGGAACTCCTATACGGCGGCTATGCCGGGACTGAGGTATTTCATAGCACCTGGGAGTTCGTGCCTTCAGAGCGACATGCGTCCGCTATAA
- the LOC119562365 gene encoding splicing factor 45 isoform X2, with protein sequence MDLYDDIDTKPRASQIDGWSSGIKMLQTQLAVKKAVKKPLMTPVVNLRSKRPAESEVHSCDSMAAVMAKPIIAGKALPPMPESVLKDDWDFSDEYDPQWPNEYEKLKNKSKGGEKSRASIGGNGCASSRDDSDRDKERKRGRVGRREVHREDFSPQYIKFSGQRQNDDNSYSSPRPLSVAKQGGGAAIAPPPSLQEISIDGGDGYSHVTIPYSASSVAAKIMAKYGFRNGQGLGKSEQDVFQPNPSMSPPAIGSPTGQSPSHKAITNNQMAGTLTGSSVIEPSITEIMKSPSKVVLLRNMVGPGDVDEELEPEVKDECNTKYGEVSSVIIHETFGTVPEDAVKIFVEFKRIESAIKAVVDLNGRFFGGRQVRAGFYNYDKFKSFQLN encoded by the exons atgGATCTTTACGACGATATTGACACAAAGCCGCGAGCCAGCCAGATTGATGGCTGGTCGTCCGGCATAAAAATGTTGCAAACCCAGTTGGCGGTTAAGAAGGCCGTCAAAAAACCT CTCATGACGCCAGTAGTCAATCTAAGATCCAAGCGCCCTGCGGAGTCAGAGGTGCATTCTTGTGATTCAATGGCTGCGGTGATGGCCAAGCCCATAATTGCGGGAAAGGCCCTACCGCCCATGCCAGAAAGCGTTCTCAAGGACGACTGGGACTTTTCGGATGAGTACGACCCGCAGTGGCCAAATGAAtacgaaaaacttaaaaataagtCTAAAGGTGGTGAGAAGTCCCGAGCTAGCATTGGTGGCAATGGATGCGCAAGCAGTCGAGACGATAGCGACAGAGACAAGGAGCGGAAACGCGGACGCGTCGGTCGCCGTGAAGTCCATAGAGAAGACTTCTCTCCGCAATATATAAAGTTTAGCGGCCAACGACAAAACGATGATAACAGTTACAGTTCACCACGCCCTCTCTCTGTTGCTAAACAGGGAGGGGGTGCCGCCATCGCTCCTCCTCCTTCACTCCAAGAAATATCCATTGATGGTGGAGATGGATACTCCCACGTTACCATACCGTATTCTGCAAGCTCGGTGGCCGCCAAAATTATGGCAAAATACGGGTTTAGGAATGGTCAGGGCCTGGGAAAGTCCGAGCAAG ACGTTTTTCAGCCGAACCCATCAATGTCTCCACCTGCGATTGGATCTCCAACTGGACAAAGTCCCAGCCACAAGGCTATAACAAATAACCAGATGGCAGGAACATTAACTGGCAGCAGCGTTATCGAGCCCAGCATCACAGAGATTATGAAATCACCAAGCAAGGTTGTTCTCCTCCGCAATATGGTAGGACCTGGGGACGTTGATGAAGAGTTGGAACCCGAGGTAAAGGATGAGTGCAACACAAAGTACGGGGAAGTCAGCAGCGTCATTATTCACGAAACGTTTGGAACTGTGCCAGAAGACGCCGTTAAGATATTCGTCGAGTTTAAGCGCATCGAAAGCGCTATTAAAG CTGTGGTGGACCTAAATGGCCGTTTTTTTGGTGGACGTCAAGTACGAGCGGGGTTTTACAATTATGAtaagtttaaaagttttcaattaaattaa